TCCTCCACGATCAGGATCGAAGGCGGTTCCGACATGTTTGCCTTTGGCCGGCCGGCGATCCGGCGCGACACGCATGGTTCCAGTTCGCGCAGAATGCAACACGCGTTTTTGGCTTTCTCACGATGCAGCCCATGAAACCTGAACATCCATTCAAGAAAGTTTCTCTTCAGTTCCTGCAACAGGTCATGACGGCAGAAGTCGACCGCCGACACGGAGAAGGAGGAGGAGGAACAGATGAGAAAGCTGACTTACGCTCATGGGGGCTACCTCATCGATCTAGTTTGTAGGATGGGTAGAGCGGAGCGAAACCCATCACGCGCCGCACGGCTACGCTCTCGTTGCGTCTCCGTAGAGCTCGCGCGAATTTCCAAATGCGTCCCACCCGAAATTGAATGGCGTTCCCGCGATCAACTGTCTATGGTCACCCCATGTCGCGCCTCATATGTCTATTCGTTGCTGCCATCCTGTCGCTGCTGCCGGTCGTCGCGCCAGTTGCTGCCGCTCCCAAGAAGCCCAAGCAAAGCTGGCATGGCTACGGCTTCCTGCCGGGCTATCGCCAGCCATTGAGCAACAGCCAGCCGATCTTCATGCAGAAAAACGGATTCAGGCGTTACGCGCGGGAAAACCAGCGCCCCTGGTATATCGACCCGGTGCCGAGCTATTACCGCTACATTGACGGTGAATGGCGCTATTTCGGCCGGCCCGGCTTTGGTGGCTCCCGCTACAATGGCGGCAGCTTCGGCCCGTGCTGGACGCGAACGCCGATCGGCGCGATCTGGAATTGCGGCTGAGCGGCCGGTCTTTGTTCACCTCTCCCCTTGTGGGCCCGACGGGGAGAGGTCGGATTGCACCTGGCGATGCGAAGCATCGTCCAGAGCAATCCGGGTGAGGGCCGCAGCGTTCGGCGAGACTGTAACCCCTCACCCGGATCGCATCTTTCGATGCGATCCGACCTCTCCCTTCGGGAGAGGTGAACCGAGTTCGCCAACAGACACTTTTCAACAAGGATTCAGCACGCGCTCATTGGTGCCGTCATTCGGAACAATACGTTCCGAAGACGCGATCCCACATGCTGGTGACCACGCCGAAATTGCACGGCCGCTTGCCATAGTGATGGCGCGTATGGCGGCGCTTGAGGCGCCAGAGATAGCCGCCGCGCTTCACCGGATGATGGTGAATGACGTGGTGAAGCGCTCCGAAATAGATGTAGCCCAGCATCAGCCCCGCCGTGACGGTGCAGGCGCTGCCAAAGCCGACCAGCAGCCATACCGGCAGCAGCGATCCGCAACAGATCGATCCCAGGCTCAGCCACAGCGGCGAGCCGACCAGCGCGCGCGGATCGGAGTGGTGCATATCGTGCAAGGTGGCCAGATAAGCCGGACCGTGAAGTGCGAACCGGTGAATGACGTATTCGGCGAGGCTCCAGAGCAACAACCCGCATGCAAAGCCGAGGGCGGCTTCGTCCCAGCGCAGCGGCTCCTTCAAGAGCAACGCGACCGCGACCAGTGCAACGCTTGCCAGTGGATAGAACACGAAATCGGCAAAGTACAAAAACGTTTTCAGTCGCATGGGTTTGCGCATGGGCTGGTCTTGCTGGAGCGCTCCATGGCCGCCCGTGCTTCGAAAATCTCCGGCAACTCCTGTGCGTCGGTGAACATCCCGATCACCGGACCGAGCACGCTGCGCGCCTGCGCATCCGTTCCGCTCGCCTGATACAGTTTCGCAAGCGACAGTGCTGCACGCAGCTCGTACGTGGCGGTCTGCTGCGCCCGCGCGGTCTCGATGGCCTGGGTGAACGCCGCCTCCGCAGCCACGATATCGATAGGGTCCTTGCGCAGCAGCAGCTCGCCGCGGCAGCGCTGGATCTCCGGCGTGAACCACTCCTGTCCGGTCCGCTCCACCTCGACGAGCTGTTCGTCGAGGATCGCGAGCGCCTCGTCGAACTGCCCCTCGCCGGCCTTTGCTTCCGCGAGCAGCGTCCAGGTCAAGGGCACGTAGAGCCCGGTCGCCATCTTCCCAACCAAGGGCAGCGCGATGGAGTCTTCCATCTCCTGCAGCCCGGCCGCGCGCTCACCCAGGCGGCAACGGATCCAGCCGTTCCAGAATTTTCCGGCCCGCGTGTAGAGCAGGAGGCCGTGCTCGCGGCTGAGCTCGATCACGGCATCGACATGCGGCCTGGCGCACTCAGGATTGCCGCGCACCGCCTCGAGCACGATCTTGTGGAAATGCGTGTAGACCATCGTCGCGATATGGCCGCTCTCGGCGGCGCGGCGAATCGCTTCCTGGGCCAATTGCTCGGCGCGATCGACCTCGCCGAGCGGCCACAGCACCAGGGCGAGGTAGATCGCAGCCGCGATGCCGCAATCGTGGCCATACAGGAAGGCGAGATTGCGATCGTGCTCGTCGCGGTAGATCGTGAGCGCCTGCTCAAGATGCTGCTTGGCGTCGACGAAATTGCCTTCGAACCAGCGCGTCATTCCGCAGACGCGATGGGCGACGCCCGCCTCCGGCGCGTCGGGCCTGTCGGCGGTATCGTGCAGGAAGGCCTGCGCCAGTTCCCGCATCGATCCGAGCTCGCTGCGAACGAGGCTGCCGACCCACAGGCCGTAGGTGGCGGCGAACCGTTCGGGTGCGCTCTTGAGGCCGAAGGCGAGCTCGCGGGCGCGTGCGAACGCGACAGACGTCTCCGGCGCACCATAGCCGCGCGTGGCGATCAGCGCGTTGCCATAGGCGATCTGCAATTGCAGCCGCCGGCTTTGTCCGGACGGAGTTTCGCTCAAGCCTTCCGCAAGACCGATCGCCTTGGTCAGATGCGCGATCGCCTCGGGATAGGCCGAGCTGCGCAAGGACCGATCGCCCGCCTTGCCCCACCACTCGACGGCGTCCTCGACGAGACCGGCCTGCGTGAGATGATGCGCGGCGATTTCGGGCGCTGCCGCGGCGGCGTCCGGGAATTTCTCCTGGAGCACGGCTGCGATCCGCTCGTGCAGTCGCCGCCGGCTGCTCCTGAGCAGGCTTTCATAGGCGGTGTCCTGCACCAGCGCGTGCTTGAACGCGTAGACGGCTTCGGGCGCGGACCCGCTGCGGAAAATCAATTCGGCGGCTTCGAGCTGGGCGAGCCGGGCATCGAGCTCGGCATCGTCCTTGTCGGCGATGGCGCGCAGCAGCACGTCGGAGAATTCGCGGCCGATGACGGCACACACTTGCGCGACCTCCTTTGCCGGCCCGAGCCGGTCGAGCCGCGCCATCAGCGAATCCTGGAGCGTCGTGGGGATCGACAGGCGCGGCAGGCTGCCGGCCATCCTGTAGCGGCCGCCCGCCCCTTTTTCGAGGACGCCCATCTCGAGCACGGTCCGCGTCAGCTCCTCGACGAACAGCGGGATGCCGTCGGTCCGTGTCGCGATCTGCGTGACCAGCTCGGACGGGACCGCGCGGCTTCCGATCACGTCCGCGATCATATGCTGGACATCGGTCTCCTTGAGCCGGCCGAGCTCCAGCGTCGTCAAATTCGCCGGGCCCATCCATGGCAGCGTGAACTCGTCGCGGAACGTCAGGACCAGCAGCAGGCGAAGCTGGTCGGCCAGCCTGACCGCGAGCCCGAGCAGCTCGAGCGAGGTCGCATCGGCCCAATGCAAATCCTCGACGATGCAGACCACCGGCGCCTCGGCGCACAGGCGCTGCAAGCGCTGGATCAGCGCGGCAAGCGTGTTGCGTCGCAGCTGTTGCGGCGTCCAGTCGAGCGGCGGATAGCGTCCGTCGGTGGCGATCGACAGCAGATCCGCAAACAGCGGCACCAGCGTCGGCGTCTTCAGATCGCTGCGCCCGAGCAGCGCTTCGAGCTTGCGCAGCCGCTGTGCGTTGCCGGCGCCGGCGCCGAGCTTCGCCGCCCGCTGCAGCTGAGCGATGACAGGATAGAGCGCGCTGGCGCGATGATGCGGCGAGCACTGATAGCGCAATCGGATGTGCGGCTCCGCCGCGATCCGCTCATTGAGGAAATGCGCCGCGAGCCGCGACTTGCCGATGCCGGGCTCGCCGGAAATCGCCACGACCTGGCCCTGGCCGCGCCAGGCCCGCTGCTTGCACTCGGCCAGCCGGTCGAGCTCGTGCTCGCGGCCGACGAAGCCGGCGAGGCCTGCGCAGCGATAGGCTTCGAAGCGGCTCGCCAGCGGCGATGGACGCTCCACCACCGAGACTTCGACAGGCTCGCTGAATCCCTTGATCGTGCGCGTGCCGAGCTCGCGCAGCTGGAACAGATTGCCGAGCAGCCGGCGCGTCGAGGAGGCGATGATGACGGTGCCGGGTTCGGCGAAGGCCTGCATCCGCGCCGCAAGATTGGGCGTCTCGCCGATCACCTCGAGCCGGCTCGAGGCGCCTTTTGCAAAGAGATCGCCGACGACGACGAGCCCGGTCGCAATCCCGATCCGCACCTCCAGCCGCAAGCCCGGCTGCACGTCGATGGCCTGGACCGCCGCGGTAATCTCGAGCCCGGCGCGGACCGCGCGCTCGGCATCGTCCTCGTGAGCGGACGGATAGCCGAAATAGGACAGGATGCCGTCGCCCACCAATCGCGAGACGATGCCGTCATAGCTCGCGATGACCGCGGTCGCGGCCTCACGATAGGCTTGCAGGATCTCGCGCATCTCCTCGGGATCGAACTGCTGCGACAGCGCAGTCGAGCCGACGAGGTCGCAGAACATGATCGTGAGTTGTCGGCGCTCGGCACCCGCGT
This portion of the Bradyrhizobium diazoefficiens genome encodes:
- a CDS encoding sterol desaturase family protein, which gives rise to MRKPMRLKTFLYFADFVFYPLASVALVAVALLLKEPLRWDEAALGFACGLLLWSLAEYVIHRFALHGPAYLATLHDMHHSDPRALVGSPLWLSLGSICCGSLLPVWLLVGFGSACTVTAGLMLGYIYFGALHHVIHHHPVKRGGYLWRLKRRHTRHHYGKRPCNFGVVTSMWDRVFGTYCSE
- a CDS encoding ATP-binding protein — protein: MTGHVAAWLEKVGLPQYQKSFSDHGIDFDILSEITDRDLVTMGVVLGHRRRLLRSIAELDVPARQLAPKIDAGAERRQLTIMFCDLVGSTALSQQFDPEEMREILQAYREAATAVIASYDGIVSRLVGDGILSYFGYPSAHEDDAERAVRAGLEITAAVQAIDVQPGLRLEVRIGIATGLVVVGDLFAKGASSRLEVIGETPNLAARMQAFAEPGTVIIASSTRRLLGNLFQLRELGTRTIKGFSEPVEVSVVERPSPLASRFEAYRCAGLAGFVGREHELDRLAECKQRAWRGQGQVVAISGEPGIGKSRLAAHFLNERIAAEPHIRLRYQCSPHHRASALYPVIAQLQRAAKLGAGAGNAQRLRKLEALLGRSDLKTPTLVPLFADLLSIATDGRYPPLDWTPQQLRRNTLAALIQRLQRLCAEAPVVCIVEDLHWADATSLELLGLAVRLADQLRLLLVLTFRDEFTLPWMGPANLTTLELGRLKETDVQHMIADVIGSRAVPSELVTQIATRTDGIPLFVEELTRTVLEMGVLEKGAGGRYRMAGSLPRLSIPTTLQDSLMARLDRLGPAKEVAQVCAVIGREFSDVLLRAIADKDDAELDARLAQLEAAELIFRSGSAPEAVYAFKHALVQDTAYESLLRSSRRRLHERIAAVLQEKFPDAAAAAPEIAAHHLTQAGLVEDAVEWWGKAGDRSLRSSAYPEAIAHLTKAIGLAEGLSETPSGQSRRLQLQIAYGNALIATRGYGAPETSVAFARARELAFGLKSAPERFAATYGLWVGSLVRSELGSMRELAQAFLHDTADRPDAPEAGVAHRVCGMTRWFEGNFVDAKQHLEQALTIYRDEHDRNLAFLYGHDCGIAAAIYLALVLWPLGEVDRAEQLAQEAIRRAAESGHIATMVYTHFHKIVLEAVRGNPECARPHVDAVIELSREHGLLLYTRAGKFWNGWIRCRLGERAAGLQEMEDSIALPLVGKMATGLYVPLTWTLLAEAKAGEGQFDEALAILDEQLVEVERTGQEWFTPEIQRCRGELLLRKDPIDIVAAEAAFTQAIETARAQQTATYELRAALSLAKLYQASGTDAQARSVLGPVIGMFTDAQELPEIFEARAAMERSSKTSPCANPCD